In Procambarus clarkii isolate CNS0578487 chromosome 5, FALCON_Pclarkii_2.0, whole genome shotgun sequence, the following are encoded in one genomic region:
- the LOC123765058 gene encoding uncharacterized protein: protein MERRSQPRPYSPTHYHHCKRRGRGGRSSSQEYGTGNSYPAYLKDYLAFVEEKRRRILSLVDDPYNCDWSEDWEASWQPRLESWFGGSRDTGRQECFSLLPSDTTALHTPSLPSDFLSSSTSSHARNEGSRVSHSHHEDAVYTQEKRDDKYSLLDDGAFGHGVRGDKNYHHEGGVWRQGKSNDTYSHNEGGAWRQGKSNDTYSHNEGGAWRQGKSNDTHSHNEGGAWRQGKSNDTHNHHEATAWRHGIRDHKNIHHGDGAQNQGKRDDEYSHHDDAVWQQGTREKDDDDGTWRPGKRDDEYSHHEDGAWTQGARDEDYNKHEDEVWRQGMSGDKYTHNEEERTWTIKNNTHTNSIRKEDRNDDFRHRVASPQLPQVESISIKVWENLLHGGEASRHIAKLLNLKKENGHFANLLRGKGASSHIAKLLSVEETSDHVAKQGLQSKRQSNEDEVLKKSMEMISKYHLHDSEHVEPVKLVAAERVTSCTSGNAVSFTDLISVGQSSSGMGEKISLTDMISVQLGSSKLKEKISLTDMISVHLGSSKLKEKISLTDLISMELGSPKMKEKISLTDLISVELGSSETREKTSLTDYICGIFK from the exons ATggaaaggag GTCACAGCCACGGCCCTACTCgcccacacactatcatcactgtaaaagaagaggaagaggaggaagaagcaGCAGCCAAGAGTATGGGACCGGTAATTCTTATCCAGCGTACCTTAAGGATTATCTAGCATTTGTTGAAGAGAAACGAAGGCGAATTCTTTCTTTGGTTGACGATCCCTATAACTGTGACTGGAGTGAAGACTGGGAAGCAAGTTGGCAGCCTCGTTTAGAAAGTTGGTTTGGTGGTAGCCGggacactggaagacaagagtGCTTCTCACTGCTGCCTAGTGATACGACGGCTCTTCACACGCCCTCTCTACCTAGTGACTTCCTGTCCTCAAGCACCTCATCACATGCAAGAAACGAGGGGAGTAGAGTTTCGCATAGTCATCATGAAGATGCAGTGTACACACAAGAAAAGAGGGATGACAAATATAGTCTCCTTGACGATGGAGCATTTGGACATGGGGTGAGGGGTGACAAAAATTATCACCATGAAGGTGGAGTGTGGAGACAAGGAAAGAGTAATGACACATATAGTCACAATGAAGGTGGAGCATGGAGACAAGGAAAGAGTAATGACACATATAGTCATAATGAAGGTGGAGCATGGAGACAAGGAAAGAGTAATGACACACATAGTCACAATGAAGGTGGAGCATGGAGACAAGGAAAGAGTAATGACACTCACAATCACCATGAAGCTACAGCGTGGAGACATGGGATAAGGGATCACAAAAATATTCACCATGGTGATGGAGCACAGAATCAAGGAAAGAGGGATGATGAATACAGTCACCATGATGATGCAGTGTGGCAACAAGGGACAAGGGAAaaggatgatgatgatggaaCATGGAGACCAGGAAAGAGGGATGATGAATATAGCCACCATGAGGATGGTGCATGGACACAAGGAGCGAGGGATGAGGACTATAATAAACATGAGGATGAAGTGTGGAGGCAAGGGATGAGTGGCGACAAATACACCCATAATGAAGAGGAAAGAACATGGACGATCaagaataacacacacacaaacagtatcAGGAAGGAGGATAGAAATGATGACTTCAGACATAGAGTTGCTTCCCCTCAACTTCCCCAAGTTGAGTCAATAAGTATAAAAGTCTGGGAAAACCTGCTCCATGGAGGGGAAGCAAGTCGTCACATTGCCAAGCTACtcaatttgaagaaagaaaatgGCCATTTTGCCAACCTGCTTCGGGGAAAGGGAGCAAGTAGCCATATTGCCAAACTGTTGAGCGTAGAGGAAACGAGTGATCACGTCGCCAAACAGGGATTACAGAGCAAGAGACAGAGTAACGAAGATGAAGTTTTGAAAAAGTCTATGGAAATGATATCAAAATATCATTTGCATGACTCTGAGCATGTGGAACCAGTTAAACTTGTTGCAGCTGAAAGAGTCACCTCTTGCACGTCAGGAAATGCTGTGTCGTTTACAGATTTGATTTCTGTGGGACAAAGTTCATCTGGAATGGGAGAGAAAATATCATTGACAGATATGATTTCTGTGCAACTTGGTTCCTCTAAATTGAAGGAGAAAATATCATTGACAGATATGATTTCTGTGCATCTTGGTTCCTCTAAATTGAAGGAGAAAATATCATTGACAGATTTGATTTCTATGGAACTTGGTTCACCTAAAATGAAAGAGAAAATATCATTGACAGACTTGATTTCTGTGGAACTTGGTTCATCTGAAACGAGAGAGAAAACATCATTAACAGATTATATTTGTGGTATATTCAAGTAA